CAAAATGCTTCATGAAAGTTTCTTTTTCCTTGTCAAAGGGCAACGTCACTATCAAAATACGAATAACCCATTTACAGAGcagaaaatatgtcaaaatagAAACATTCAACTGTTAAAATGACTTCATACAGAAGCATATTTTCTTTTGGATCTATTCaaaatcaagtgaaaaatgCATGCACAACGTGAATGAATATtacctttccttttctttttcaaaataatgtaacATTGCGGGTTTTTGCTTTATACCTAATGTCTGTTTTACAAACACTTatggaaacaaataaaaataagagaAGTCACCAACATGCATGCTCTCATGCtgaacagaagaaaataaatcacaaccattattaacatttcacattatagctatctgaaaaaaatggagaaattaATGGAATTAAACCATGAGAAATGTCAATGCGGGTGGGGCAAGTTGGGGATCAGGGTTTGTTTGGTGTTGCCTCGGGTTAAAAGGTCAAGGGTCAGGACTGTTGGCCGCCCCACTGGCTCTCTACAGGCCGCCGAAGGAGCTCCTCTACATGCCTCGCCACGTCCATGGTGTCGTCCAGGTCGAAGTCCCCGTCCGCGTCCAACATAGAGTCACTCCTGCCACAGGACAAAGAGTGGAGCCAAACCACACTCAGACAAGCTGGCAGCACAtcaccgaaaaaaaaaaaaaaagacccagcAGGAGCAACAAGACACTCTTTATTCTAtacaaaatgtacacacacacactcagacagagCAGCTCATTTGTTCAAAGGACTTGGTTGACTCACATAGGTGGGAATATGCCGTAGGTGTGAGGGTGGCTGACGGGTGCTGGGGAGGCGCCGTGATCCATATAGGTTGGATTCCCACTTGCTGGGTCTGGATTGGCTGTAGTAAAcctgtacatacacacacacacacacacacacacacacacgcacacacaacattAAAGCCTATGTTTAGCAGTTGCCTAAGCAACTACCCTCAGCGTGTTTTCCAGGCCTCACTGCATCATTATGGCCGTTCTCTGTGCTGCGGGTGAACCAGCCGTGGAGACAGGCAGCGAGCGGGGCTTGCTAACTAACAAGCCTAACTCTAATGATGAGTGGAAGACAAGCTCACTCAGGAACCCTGGCCGTCCTTAATTGGCCTCCTTCAACTGAAACAGCTGACTAATAGCTGATCTGAATTCAGGGTCCAATATTTCGTGATTAACTCTAAATGTTGgcacagaggggaaaaaacgGTGGGCGGACGGCAGGGAAGAAGACAGAGTAGGAATAAAAGAACGGGAGGAAAGGCAAACAGGAAGGTAGATACTTACTCGGGCACCACTTGTTTGATTTGTGGCTTCACGTAGCCGTCCACTGCTTTGGCTAtaagagacagggagagagagagaatgagagctCAGTGCAGTCGTCGTGCAGCAATCAATACATCCGTTCACTGCACAGGCTTTAAAGCTGTGATATTCAATTTTTGAAAGTAACACGAGCCtgttcaaacaaacaatgtgcTTACAGAGGGGTGGGGTGTAATATTTGGAGAAAACCTCATCCTTGGGTCTGTCGGGGTAGAGGAACAGGAGGTGATTGAGATCGCTGATGCGGTCAGCCAGAGAGCGAATGGAGAAGTCTTTGGTTGTGTAGGGCATGAGGTTCCAAACCATCCTCTCACCTGGAGAAACACAGTCATTTTacagtgttgtttttacttGAATAATCTAAAATCTACATCACTAGAAAGAGTTGCAATTATGTTATCGAAGAGGCGTATCTAACTTAAAGCTCCAATTGGCCTCTTAAAcctgcaatacattttttttattgaccatGCACTTGCAGGCAGCGGATACGAGTTAAGATCACAGTAATGACACATGACAGTTGCCATGCTGATTTTTGAAAGGTCGTCACCGTCACAGGTTGTGATTTTTGATTGGTTGCCAAGCTTCAAGAAGGCAGGTCCTACCTAATATGAGCCTGCCTGGGGGTTTGTTTAGTTTCAGTCTATTTATCAATCTCAATGAACGGAAACCAACTGTGAGCTCTGTCGCAGGTGAACATGTGGAGCGACCTCGGAGAAAGTGAGTTCCCATAAGGCCTGCATTCTATcttcatacatgcatttgtgttttcaagactggactactgtaactccctcctctctggcattaaccacaagtcactctctcgcctccaactggttcagaactccgcagctaggcttcttactggttgtaacagacgacatcacatcaccccaatcctggcttctcttcactggctccctgttcgttttagaattgctgatcacttttaaagcacgtctgggtctggccccgacatacataggagaaatgttgaccccgtatgagccagctcgcagccttagatcctcaggtggggcccttctggttgttccaaagtcgaaactgaaaaccaaaggcgaccgtgcttttgccataagggcccctcggctttggaatgacctaccggaggagataaggcttgcagaatcagtaatctcttttaaatcacttcttaaaacacatttttatagattggcttttatgtgatgtcgtcgttttattggttcattttcatttggtcgtggtattttatcttatatttgtttactatattttaccattatcacttgattttatttatttcattattttattaatttttgtttatttgtttatttgattgtcacttgttatttcattttgtttcttatgcactgtcttgctggctggtctgtcaacgcactttgtaaaccttgtttttaaaaggtgctatataaataaagttattattattattatcttgaTTATCAATGCATTCAGCATTTGTTGCAGCTATTTATTAGCTGGTAGGCTAAGGTATAATTAAATCCCCTAGACctataatcaaaatattttacCAGTACTATCTGTGATGTGACAGGAACATACATGTGTACACGTCATACCTGCTTTGTTAGGATTTTCTGCCACCCAGGCGATTGTAATTCCTCCAATCTCTGAGTCACTAAAGCGCAGCAGGAAAGTACCGTTGGGTTTGGACATCAGCATGTCCTGAGCCTGCTGTTTGTTCACAAAGCCCAGTAtggctctggaaaaaaaaaagagagaaagagagagatagaaaaaaaagacattaataTTGTAATGTGCATTCCCTCACCACCTCTGTTCTTTATTTCACTCCTAGTTTATTTGGGGGAGCAGGTCCAGCTCTCCAGGGAAAATTATGAACATGAACTATTGCCTGATTTGTAAAGACTGACAAAATGTGGACAGAAATTAATTTACTTTCACAGAACACGGAGTCCAGACACGAAATTGAAAAAATGGGGGgtagtgcttttatttttccattctgCCACATTTTACGGCCAAAGATTGAAACTGACCAAAAAAACCTCAATATTGCCTTACCCATCATTCCAGTGTggtttgagatgtttttttgtgagttCCATCACGCCATCAAACCACTGCCAGAATGTAAAGTTCCTTCCTGGCAAGCTTTCCTgtgagcaaaatgttttttttggggagagaaagaaatatgttttaaaaagcacacaGGATATGTTCATCTCCACATTCCCTCATGTCCACCAGGTCCTTAAATACAGAGAACAACATGTCCTAGTCCCAGTTGTGTTTATGATTTAACAGCAGTTGGTGTACATGTTGAGCGACTAAAGAGCAGAGCGGGTGAaacgtgtgtgtacgtgtgcagCTTATACACCAGTCTGGAAACTTGATGTTCCTGTAATCTAATGAGACTGATGGTGTGTGGGCAATGTGAGTGCATTTTCTGCCATCGCCAGCTGCGTTGAGCCAGAAAATGAGGCTTCCAGCCTTTCACTGTGTAGACAAACAGGCCCATTAAGATGAAGACCTGGCCACCAATGagccgctctctctctcaagtcCACTACAGAATAGGGCTGCAGGAGCGCTGCAAATGGAGCATGAAATACTTCTATGTATGAATAACCAAAAGTAAATGACTCCATGGAGAACAAGCATGCCGCTAAGATGGCTTACTAAAACTGGCCTGCgggcatttttaaaaaatgcaaagtgGAGAAAATCCCTCTCCAAGTGGGTATAGAAACCCATATATTCAAACTGAAAATCCAACTGAAGATGACAGTCAATTAGCATTATATCAGCTGCTAGAGAGGGAGTGACTGCATGGCGCTGACCCTGTTAAACTGTGACCAAGTCATAGTCATGTTGCGGTAGTCGTCAGGGTTGttgctggagctgctgaaggCCTTCTGAGCCAGGAAGACCAGGTTCTCCTCCGACAGGCCTCGGTTACTCTGCACCTCGGCCTTGTATTTCATGTTGATGGCATCACACAGCTGAGGCCAAAGCACCTTATCTGGCACGAGGAAAGGCACCCGTCCCTGTAGAGGCAGGGGAGACAGAATTAACATGAGCTTAACCGACGCGTGCGAGGCGGCAGCAGAATGCTAAACATAGGCAAATGTGAGCacataaacaatattttgcaTACgtcttttaaatattattaatattaatatctaaATGAAATCCAGATAAATTTCCCGTTGAAGGGTCCCTGCAGCTTCTCCTTCAAATTGCTTAAATGTGCTGAATTTGAAATTGTAATCAGAGCTTCTCTGGGCTTTGATTACAAAGCCTGGCTGGCCGGGGCATGCGGTTAGTTCATGGCCGCCCTCTACACGTGGGTTCATACTGCGGTCGCAGTTGATAACGCAGTCCCGACTGACCGCATCATTGTGGGAGTGTAGCGGCCAACCCCCGACTTCCCCCCAGGTAAAccctgttagctctgtcagtgCTGTTGCACATTTAGGAGCAAGAAGTCAGCTCAACTGTCACTaagttgagagccgtgtggaggcaatagaaatgctccgAATTTCAGTCAAAATTGATTTGATCTACAAGTGTTtggcttctttctttttaatacatttatttaatcgAAACAATCGGTTTTGAGAATTGCTAATTATTTTGTGTAGATGAAGACAATTGATGTGCGTTTAAAGACATGCAGCCTTTATTGACAGTGTATTGGTATGTCTTAGACTGGAAAAAAGTTCAGATTAGGTTTAGGTGTTTTTGAAGGTGTTGATGATCTCTTAATATAATTTtaaccacagaaaacaaattgaCTCACCGGCTCTGCAAAAGCGTTGTCCCACAACACAGTTGCTGTGGCGTTATTGTCTTGGCTACCATGAACTATCACCACTACAGGAAGTGATAACGTCTGTTCAAAGAAAGAGGGGAGACCATCAGTTTAAGAATGCTGTAACAATAAATACTACCAAATGATCAAAGTCTTTCTTTGGTTCTAATGGGATATTAGAgttattttataaacataaataaaagcacTGTGAAGAAGACAGATGAGGAATGGGAATGAGTAGGATTGGTCGGGCTGATGTGGTGCACAGTGCTCTATGGTATGTGTAGGAACAAACGTTCAAGATTTTCCGAGGCTTTTCAGAATGAACAGGTTACAGAAGTAACAATGGGGAGTATCTTTGTGCGTACAGGCTATTATAGTCTTTTCTTGCAACTCGTCAGTCTGCGCCCTCTTACCTTCACTTGAAAGACAAGCTCATTGCCTCCAACACTAAACTGCGACTCGAACAGAATGGTAAACTTTTCTTCTGTGACAGATTCTGCCCCTCGCCTGTCCGATCGCTTGATCCTCTTCAAAGACTACATGAAAGACAAAACGTTAAAAAGTTAGCCCGACAATGCACACAtcatatgtacagtacatgcatGCATTTCACTTTGAGACTGACTGCAGGGCTGACGTGAATGTAATCCATGGATGTTTCTGAGGATTGATAAGGATTGATAACAGCATGTGGGAGGCTCTACTGGAGCTGCAGACTGATCCTGCAAAGCATTGCTGAATTTGTTcagtacatactgtactataataCTTACACTGCACAGTCACTAGACAATCCCTGTggatgctgctgcagctctacACTGGacttttaaatctgtttaaatgttatttcagtATACTTATTTCATTCTGGAAATCCCAAAACTAGAGGAACCCTATTAACAATGATAAAGTGAAGCTAATTCAcccatataaaatatatttacagctgttgtaaaaaaaacattagtttaAGCATAGCTAACATAGAGGCAATTTTTTCTACACATTTCCATACTAGGGTAATTACGGACATGTAATTCAATGTGAGCTGCACTCTACTGCAGAcccatatttaaaaagatattcaaGTCAGTGTAGTGACTCTACTTCAGAAACACTCACCATGTTCCTGAAGTGGGCGCTGAGAGTTCCTGTAGTCTGGTGGTACTCCATCACACAGTTATTGTTGAGAATTTCTCCACTGCTATCACTAAAGGAGAGAGACAACAGGGGTTGAGTCAGTTAGCTGTAATGACTGCTGTGACTTTTGTGCTGAGATTTATATTCCTCCCAGAACAGATTAAAACATAATGATACTCGTTTGGACGGCAGGAGCTGAGAGAAACACATGCAGGGTGTAGGAATTATGTTCATACGCATATAATTGGATGGTTTAACTACCTCTATATTTTCTACATGAGAAAAAACACCAAGCAGATGTCTCTGGGCTGCAGATTTGGTGGCATACCAAGTGGTTTGGATGAGAAACAGCAGATGATGGCTGAGCTGTTGAATTGCTCATCCATATAACCACTGGCTGACCTACAGTCTTGGAGGTTTCTGTTTGTCAGGAGGAATGTGGAACAGGCTAAATGTGGATTATGCATCCACACCATAGATTCCTCTGAGGCATTGTTCAAGTTCCGTCCGTGTCTCTGTGGTGAGGTATGGAAACACATTAGGGCCAGAGTTCAGCCTGGGATCCAGTAATCCCTGTAGAAAACTAAGAATCCTTATCTAAATGGTGCCATTTCCCCATTTAATAAAGCAGGGATACTAAAACATGTGGATACAAAGAAGAGGGTACAGCAGGATGATGTGTTGCTGCTTCAGCCAGAAAGCACTTGTGTGGGAAACATTTGATTCAAAAATGATgttatatgtttattaaaaataaaccatATAGCTTAAAgtagcagtgtgtaggattcaGCGGGATTTGCTAAGAATCGATGTGTTCTCTTTAGTCTAGAATGAGCCCGTCACATGTTGCACCtacatgtttctacagtagctcAGAATGGGCAAACCAAACACTGCCTATAGAGAGCCtattgcacatttttatttgaagccCACGGTAGTACTCCGACATGCTTGGAAAGGGAGAGGTGagcggaggggtattcagttgaaTGCAAtgtgcaacctcaccactagatggcactaaatcatacacactgctattattttattaattgttttataaggttttctgtttttaaatccacAGCGATATGATTGGGGCACTGGACTTACTTCCTTGTGTTCTCGTTCTTCAGCAGGGCCTTGGCTTGCTGTTCACTAATGATGGTGGCTTTCACCTGTGGAGGGTTCATGTGCACGTTCAACTTCCCGCCCACTAGGAGGCGCACTGTAGCGGCAAACTTGGTTTGGGTTTTCAGCACCTGTGGCGGCTGTTTCTCAATGATGAAGGTGCTGTGGAGACAAAAAGGGAGTTagactgaatgaatgaaagaacaAAACCCTGTTGACCAGGTGGTTCAGTGTAATATGTCCCTAACGCTTTGTTGAACATAATCTCCTCccccatttttcttttaaaggttCTCTTAAAATCCatccaaaaatatgtaaaaatgctGCAAACTGAACACAGAATGTAAACAATGCATGTCTACAACATACAAATAACTGTGCAAATGTTTAGCAAGACTTTAAGTATACATATGATGTGTTTGGTACTAAAATGCTGAATACAAAATAACAGTTTGTTTACAATGAAAACTCCACAGATCTCTTCTTGCACTAATGGAAGATATTGAAGGTAATGGAAATAAGGATTGATTTTCTGTCTAGCTGTCTTCTGATTtccacatgaacacaaacagagagcaaGAAGTGAGACAACAGCAGACACAGTCTGATCATTAAGCCTGCAGGCCCAGGGGCAGCCTGGAAACAAATACATACTGTTGTTATGAGCCTTCAAGCCCTCTTGTAGCTGAACAAAGTGGTGAAAACAACACTCTCCCATTCTCTGCCTGAAACCTCCAGGGGCTTTAGGGGAATACAGAGAGGATGTTGTTGAGGAAACATAACCtgtgtttgtactgtgtgtgaAAGCGGTGCATTATTTTGTGGGCGGAGGCATGTCTGTGGCCAATCAGAAATCGCTCTGACACAGACATGGCCTCTAAATGTGCTATGGGTCCCTTCAGGGAAAATCTAAAAGAAAACCAAGAGAGGATACTGTCAAAGTCTTCAGAACACTTCCTGTCCAGAGATGCTGGAGGGCTAAAAGACCCTGGCAGATGTGCCTTCGGGTCCAAAAAGTATGAACTGCAACAGGTTGCAAGTGCCCTAGCTGTCCTTCAATCTCTTGcaaactgcattttctttgtctctgcagaGCTCTTGAGATGGATTTAACTTCCATCCTTTGCCTCTGGGCACATTTGATTTCTTGCAGTTAAATTTATCACTGACGAACTTCTCCATCAAAACAACATGAGCTTGTTTGGCTGGCCTGAAAAGAGTCCAGTTTCAAAGGCTGCAACTTCTTAGTTGACCAACACCAAAATGACAGATTAGTAAACAACTcgactaagatttctttagtcTATTAGTCGTTCTTTATGCTTTTTCAGACAGAAtaacttatttccaagaaactaaTGCaactggtaaacacaagatttaaagtggtgcttttgcatGATTCTCGTGACTCTTCTTTTCTCTGAGAAACTTAGTTTTAAagatctgttgattaaatcaactaatcattttttcaacataattgCTTGAGCGTTAGTTGACTAAAACTTGCTGTTACCATAGCAATCAAAGGTGTCCCCAAATCAAACATGATTGAAATTATAAAGGGATAGTTTAGGTGATCTGGAGTGGGGTTATATAAGGTACTTATTCATCtccagtgtattacctacagtagatgctGGTTGGCACGCCCTCCCAGTTTGTTGAAACAGTAGGCACTGTAggtacactgactatggataagtacctcctACAATCCCACCTCAAGACACCTAACTATCCCCTTAGGGACTTTGACTTCGACATTACCTTTTACAAGACtaaatctgaaatgaaatgtcctcacttactgaaataagacaataaaaacaaacattctctTCCACAGAATACCAGTGTTGTCGTCAAAACCACCTAATTCGAGACCAAGGCATGACCAAGACCACAGAGTGTAACAAGACCGAGACAAGACCAGGGCTTTGAGCGGACAGGACATTGCATGTTactaaataaatcaatgcagAAGGCATTTTACGGATATTCCAGCAGCTGTTGTCTTGATCGatcttaaaaaaatagaaggtaaaaaggtaaaaatgtgGACAATTCCGAGATGAGCGCCTCAAAAAGTGGTCTGGGGACTGGTGTTGAGACCAATCTCGAGTACTACAACACTGCAGTATCAAGTTGTGTCACTCATGTGTATTAAATCATAAAGTGGATAAACTGAACGGCAGATGAATTAAATTTTGGTAAAGATGATATCTCTCACTCTGTTGGCTAGAGTGTCTAAGGTTGTGTAAGTAGGCCTTGTTTGCATAAAGGAACCCACTGAGTGCAGAAAACGGCGATGCCTTGGTGTACAGTGgctacggaaagtattcagacccctttcaatttttcaccctttgtttcattgcagccatttgctaaaatcgaaaaagttcattttttttcgcattaatgtacactcagcaacccatcttgacagaaaaaaacagaaatgtagaaatttttgcaaatttattaaaaaagaaaaactgaaatatcacatggtcataagtattcagaccctttgctcagtattgagtagaagcacccttttgagctagtacagccatgagtcttcttgggaatgatgcaacaagtgtctcacacctggatttggggatcctctgccattcttccttgcagatcctctccagttctgtcaggttggatggtgaacgttggtggacagccattttcaggtctctccagagatgctcaattgggtttaggtcagggctctggctgggccagtcaagaatggtcacagacttgttccgaagccactcctttgttattttagctgtgtgcttcgggtcattgtcttgttggaaggtgaaccttcggcccagtctgaggtcctgagcactctggaggaggttttcttccaggatatctctgtacttggccgcattcatctttccttcaattgcaaccagtcgtcctgtccctgcagctgaaaaacacccccatagcatgatgctgccaccaccatgtttcactgttgggattgtattgggcaggtgatgagcagtgcctggttttctccacacataccgcttagaattaacgccaaaaagttcaatcttggtctcatcagaccagagaatcttatttctcatagtttgggagtcctccatgtgttttttggcaaactctatgcgggctttcatatgtcttgcactgaggagaggcttccgtcgggccactctgccataaagccccgactggtggagggctgcagtgatagttgactttgtggaactttctcccatctccctactgcatctctggagctcagccacagtgatctttgggttcttctttacctctctcaccaaggctcttctcccacgattgctcagtttggctggacggccaggtctaggaagagttctggtcatcccatacttcttccatttaaggattatggaggccactgtgctcttaggaaccttgagtgctgcagaaattcttttgtaaccttggccagatctgtgccttgccacaattctgtctctgagctccttgggcagttccttcgacctcatgattctcatttgttctgacatgcgctgtaaggtcttatatagacagttgtgtgcctttcctaatcaagtccaatcagtttaattaaacacagctggactccaatgaaggagtagaaccatctcaaggaggatcagaagaaatggacagcatgtgagttaaatatgagtgtcacagcaaagggtctgaatacttatgaccatgtgatatttcagtttttcttttttaataaatttgcaaaaatttctacatttctgtttttttctgtcaagatgggttgctgagtgtacattaatgcgaaaaaaaatgaactttttcgattttagcaaatggctgcaatgaaacaaagagtgaaagatttaaaggggtctgaatactttccgtacccactgtacatacacacacacacccagctgAATCAGGGTTTTAGAAAAGAGTTTAGAAGTTAAGAAAAGtctaaacaacaacacacacctgGTGACCAATGCTGAGATGATATCTGTGATCGTACTGCTGAGTTCGTTGAGGAGCTCTTCGATGGGGCCGGGGATGGGCAGCTGTTGTCTGAGATGCTCTGCCCTCCGAATCTGCTGCCTGTTTTGCCAAATAGTTTCTGCTAGCTTCTCacacctaacacacacacacacagacacgaaAACACAGAATTTATGCCTGTACTGCAGGGGATTTCACTCCAGCAGAACATTAGCAATTAAAATCAGAAACAGGATAGTACAAAACAACTATGAAACCCTCGACTGGATTCTCCAAAAAAGGCGAAGAAAACACAGCCAGTCTGAACGTTTGGGATTAGCAGCCTAAAAAATAGTAACATGTCAGACTAGTCTGCATATGCCTCTGTTATTAGGAGCCAATAAACTTTGGAAATAAACCCAGCGGTAGTCAATTGAAAGCTTGTAAACCTGTGACCCTTTGCTTTGTGAGGGAGTC
This genomic window from Anoplopoma fimbria isolate UVic2021 breed Golden Eagle Sablefish chromosome 11, Afim_UVic_2022, whole genome shotgun sequence contains:
- the stat5a gene encoding signal transducer and activator of transcription 5A isoform X2, producing the protein MAVWIQAQQLQGDALHQMQSLYGQHFPIEVRHYLSQWIEGQLWDAIDLENPQEEFKAKRLLDSLIQELQNKAEHQVGEDGFLLKIKLGHYASQLKSTYDRCPLELVRCIKHILYTEQRLVREATNSSSPVGGMMDSMSQKYQQINQAFEELRLLTQDTENDLRKLQHNQEYFIIQYQESLRIQAQLTGLSTLPPADRQLREPALLSKRATVEAWLTREANTLQKYRLDLAEKHQKTLQLLRKQQTIILDDELIQWKRRQQLAGNGGPPEGGLDILQSWCEKLAETIWQNRQQIRRAEHLRQQLPIPGPIEELLNELSSTITDIISALVTSTFIIEKQPPQVLKTQTKFAATVRLLVGGKLNVHMNPPQVKATIISEQQAKALLKNENTRNDSSGEILNNNCVMEYHQTTGTLSAHFRNMSLKRIKRSDRRGAESVTEEKFTILFESQFSVGGNELVFQVKTLSLPVVVIVHGSQDNNATATVLWDNAFAEPGRVPFLVPDKVLWPQLCDAINMKYKAEVQSNRGLSEENLVFLAQKAFSSSSNNPDDYRNMTMTWSQFNRESLPGRNFTFWQWFDGVMELTKKHLKPHWNDGAILGFVNKQQAQDMLMSKPNGTFLLRFSDSEIGGITIAWVAENPNKAGERMVWNLMPYTTKDFSIRSLADRISDLNHLLFLYPDRPKDEVFSKYYTPPLSKAVDGYVKPQIKQVVPEFTTANPDPASGNPTYMDHGASPAPVSHPHTYGIFPPMSDSMLDADGDFDLDDTMDVARHVEELLRRPVESQWGGQQS
- the stat5a gene encoding signal transducer and activator of transcription 5A isoform X1, translated to MQPLSSHFYENNGTRSLQSLPQRELKMAVWIQAQQLQGDALHQMQSLYGQHFPIEVRHYLSQWIEGQLWDAIDLENPQEEFKAKRLLDSLIQELQNKAEHQVGEDGFLLKIKLGHYASQLKSTYDRCPLELVRCIKHILYTEQRLVREATNSSSPVGGMMDSMSQKYQQINQAFEELRLLTQDTENDLRKLQHNQEYFIIQYQESLRIQAQLTGLSTLPPADRQLREPALLSKRATVEAWLTREANTLQKYRLDLAEKHQKTLQLLRKQQTIILDDELIQWKRRQQLAGNGGPPEGGLDILQSWCEKLAETIWQNRQQIRRAEHLRQQLPIPGPIEELLNELSSTITDIISALVTSTFIIEKQPPQVLKTQTKFAATVRLLVGGKLNVHMNPPQVKATIISEQQAKALLKNENTRNDSSGEILNNNCVMEYHQTTGTLSAHFRNMSLKRIKRSDRRGAESVTEEKFTILFESQFSVGGNELVFQVKTLSLPVVVIVHGSQDNNATATVLWDNAFAEPGRVPFLVPDKVLWPQLCDAINMKYKAEVQSNRGLSEENLVFLAQKAFSSSSNNPDDYRNMTMTWSQFNRESLPGRNFTFWQWFDGVMELTKKHLKPHWNDGAILGFVNKQQAQDMLMSKPNGTFLLRFSDSEIGGITIAWVAENPNKAGERMVWNLMPYTTKDFSIRSLADRISDLNHLLFLYPDRPKDEVFSKYYTPPLSKAVDGYVKPQIKQVVPEFTTANPDPASGNPTYMDHGASPAPVSHPHTYGIFPPMSDSMLDADGDFDLDDTMDVARHVEELLRRPVESQWGGQQS